One window of Bactrocera tryoni isolate S06 chromosome 2, CSIRO_BtryS06_freeze2, whole genome shotgun sequence genomic DNA carries:
- the LOC120769223 gene encoding inactive dipeptidyl peptidase 10: MAEGDNYDDELVSSNPNQRNWRGIFIALLVIIIVLALIVTSVVLLTPPDEGPRVKGQRIKLQDIVDGLFMPQRANGTWINGEEFLYQDHWGRIVLLNASNLNERVLMSNVTYKTLAPYTFSISADKRYILLAQNVVKLFRHSFLAQYTLFDIQTSESIKLKIDAHGDEWPYLHYARFVSTQAANRDNASTTSNSITTGGNALVMVYNYDIYYCQGPRSTNHVYRITRDAVPGIVYNGIPDWLYEEEILHSNNAIWLSENGHLMLYGAFNDSLVQEQHFAWYGTTSGGNPNAYLYPEIRSLRYPKPGTQNPIAKLRVADIQNPEDIKIRDLQPPQVLQNEDHYFSSASWVSETEICVVWLNRPQNISVVSICKSPLFICVETHRVSGDGRGWVDTVSVPLFAANATSYVAISPLRDGASGYFRHIVHVHVAKKRVLPLTHGQYEVNELLHWDQLNNWIYFLGTPERLPGQQHLYRVSALPPRHGSAHQLPDCLTCPTPLRSSYQGAEGHTKSPPKLVTAWDDDWEDSEERQTLPPPTLTPEHKHPTASHGHSEHNECLYHTAKFPLALQARYVLIECLGPVVPTTIVYALTGFYAGEYGKKLLPKKSEALELLVTVQNNTRLKEKMLRTALPQVKTFPVMISGGYHAQVRLYLPPVLREDEITRYPTILHVYSGPGTQLVTEKWHIDWNTYLSGTKDYIVIEIDGRGSAGQGYQLLHEIYKRLGSVEVSDQLEVSEYLRDNLHFIDGRRMGVWGWSYGGYAAALALAGTQSIFQCGISVSPVTNWKLYDSTYAERYLSFPNVTDNYKGYEEGDLSKYVDNLRDRQFLLVHGTADDNVHVQQSMVLARALTNKGVLYKQQIYPDEGHTLSGVKRHLYRSMTSFFEDCFKKLVPPESKAGLGNGGGSDMQQQ, translated from the exons TTGGTCTCCAGCAACCCAAATCAACGCAATTGGCGAGGCATTTTCATCGCTTTATTGGTTATAATAATTGTACTTGCGCTAATTGTTACATCAGTG GTACTTCTCACACCACCCGATGAGGGGCCGCGCGTCAAGGGTCAGCGCATCAAACTGCAAGACATCGTGGATGGACTCTTTATGCCGCAGCGTGCCAACGGTACTTGGATAAATG GCGAGGAATTTCTTTATCAAGATCACTGGGGCAGAATCGTGTTGTTAAATGCATCTAATCTAAATGAGCGAGTGCTCATGTCAAATgtgacatat AAAACACTTGCACCATATACATTTTCTATATCAGCGGATAAACGGTATATCTTATTGGCACAGAACGTCGTAAAACTATTTCGGCATTCATTTTTGGCACAATACACGCTCTTCGATATACAAACCAG TGAAAGCATCAAATTGAAAATCGATGCACATGGCGATGAGTGGCCCTATCTACACTATGCCCGCTTCGTAAGCACTCAAGCGGCTAACAGAGACAATGCAAGCACCACCTCCAACAGCATCACAACCGGTGGCAATGCGCTAGTGATGGTTTATAACTATGACATCTACTACTGCCAAGGACCACGCTCCACCAATCATGTGTACCGCATAACGCGCGACGCAGTGCCCGGCATCGTCTACAACGGCATACCCGATTGGCTTTATGAAG AGGAAATCCTGCACTCGAATAATGCAATTTGGCTTTCGGAGAATGGACACTTAATGCTTTATGGCGCGTTCAATGACTCGCTGGTGCAGGAACAACATTTCGCTTGGTATGGCACAACAAGTGGTGGCAATCCGAATGCGTATCTTTATCCGGAAATCAGATCATTAAG ATATCCTAAACCAGGCACGCAAAATCCCATTGCCAAGCTACGCGTGGCCGATATACAAAATCCAGAAGATATTAAAATAAGAGATCTACAACCGCCACAAGTACTGCAAAATGA AGATCACTACTTTAGCAGCGCCAGTTGGGTGAGCGAAACGGAGATTTGTGTGGTTTGGCTGAATCGTCCACAGAATATTTCGGTGGTCAGCATCTGTAAGAGTCCATTGTTTATATGCGTTGAG ACGCATCGTGTGAGCGGCGATGGACGCGGTTGGGTGGACACAGTATCGGTGCCATTGTTTGCAGCGAATGCAACTTCCTACGTTGCCATATCGCCATTGCGTGACGGCGCTTCCG GTTACTTCCGGCATATTGTGCACGTTCATGTTGCCAAAAAGCGCGTACTACCACTAACGCATGGCCAGTACGAGGTCAATGAGTTGCTACATTGGGACCAGCTGAATAACTGGAT CTACTTTTTGGGCACACCGGAACGCTTGCCGGGACAACAGCACCTGTATCGCGTGTCCGCTTTGCCACCGCGACACGGTTCCGCACACCAGCTGCCCGACTGTTTAACGTGTCCGACTCCATTGCGCAGCAGCTACCAGGGTGCCGAGGGTCATACCAAATCGCCACCGAAACTGGTGACCGCTTGGGATGACGACTGGGAGGACTCGGAAGAACGTCAAACTTTACCACCACCCACGTTGACGCCGGAACACAAACACCCGACGGCATCACACGGCCACTCGGAGCACAATGAATGCCTCTATCATACAGCCAAATTTCCGTTGGCGCTGCAGGCACGTTATGTGCTCATCGAATGTTTGGGTCCAGTGGTGCCAACAACTATCGTTTACGCCCTAACAGGCTTCTATGCCGGCGAGTATGGCAAGAAGCTGTTACCGAAGAAAAGTGAAGCTTTGGAACTACTTGTGACTGTGCAGAATAATACGCGTTTGAAGGAGAAGATGTTGCGTACTGCTCTGCCACAGGTAAAAACTTTCCCGGTCATGATATCGGGCGGTTATCATGCGCAGGTGCGTCTATATTTGCCGCCGGTGCTGCGCGAGGATGAGATTACACGTTATCCGACGATACTGCACGTGTACTCGGGGCCGGGCACACAACTGGTGACGGAGAAGTGGCACATCGACTGGAATACTTATTTGTCGGGGACGAAGGATTATATAGTAATTGAGATCGATGGACGTGGTTCAGCCGGACAAGGTTATCAGCTGTTGCATGAGATCTACAAGCGTCTCGGTTCGGTTGAAGTGTCCGATCAGCTGGAAGTGAGTGAATATTTGCGAgataatttgcattttattgacGGTCGTCGTATGGGTGTGTGGGGCTGGAGTTATGGCGGTTATGCGGCCGCATTGGCATTGGCGGGCACACAGTCAATTTTCCAATGCGGCATCAGTGTGTCGCCGGTGACGAATTGGAAGCTTTACG ACTCTACATACGCTGAACGCTATCTTAGCTTCCCGAATGTGACCGATAACTACAAAGGCTACGAGGAGGGTGATCTCTCCAAGTACGTAGATAATTTGCGCGATCGTCAATTCCTTTTGGTGCACGGCACCGCCGATGATAATGTGCATGTACAGCAATCGATGGTATTAGCGCGTGCGCTCACCAATAAAGGTGTACTCTACAAACAGCAAATCTACCCCGATGAGGGACACACGCTGTCGGGCGTGAAGCGGCATCTCTACCGCTCAATGACGAGTTTCTTCGAGGACTGTTTTAAGAAGCTG